AGTCAGGAATTTTATAAAAGACAAAAAATTTGTGGTAACTGTGGGCGGAGAACACTCTATTTCAATGGCTCCGATTAAAGCGCACTTTGAATTTTCCCCCGATATGTCTATATTACATTTAGATGCGCATTCGGATAGAAGAAACGCATATGAAGGCAATAAATACAGTCATGCCAGTATCATAGCAAGAGTAAACGAATTGACCGATAAAGTTATTTCAGTGGGAATAAGAAGTATGGATTTTTCGGAAAAACAAAGCATCAAAAAAAATAAGATTTTTTATGCGCATGAAATTTTTAAATCCAAAGGATGGATTAAAAAAGTAGTAGCTAATCTTTCTAAAAATGTTTATATAACACTGGATTTAGATGTGTTTGACTCAAGCATAATGCCTTCCACAGGCACTCCCGAACCGGGCGGACTTAGTTGGGGACAGGTAATTGGTTTATTTCAAATGGTTTCAATTAAGCGAAATATAATAGGAGCCGATGTAGTTGAGTTGTGTCCTTCCACAAATAAAGCACCTGATTTTCTTGCCGCAAAACTGATTTATAAGCTGTTAAGTTATAAATTTTCATAGGGGTTTTTGTACTTCAAACCTCAATCTTATTTTATTGAAAATACCCCTGTATTGTGATACCATTTGCCCTGTTATGAAAACGCTAAAAAAGATATCTGAAATAGAAAAAATCGACTTGCAAATCCTTAAAGAGAGGTTTGAAAAGGGCGAAATCGTAATCTTGAAAAATAAGGTTCGCGATAATGTCATTGCGGTGGGTATAGGTAAGGGTTTAAAGACGAAAGTAAATGCAAATATCGGAACTTCCTCTGACAAAAACAATTTAGACTTTGAACTCGAAAAACTTCAAGTAGCAATAGAGGCAGGTACTGATACCGTAATGGACCTTTCGACTGCAGGGGATTTAGATTTAATAAGAAAAGAAATCTTAAAAAACTGTACTATTCCTCTTGGAACTGTTCCCATTTATCAAGCAGTGGTGGAAACCATAAAAGAAAAGGGCGGATTCGTGAAGATGGGGGAGGACAAAATCTTTGAAGTGATAGAAAAACACTTAAAAGACGGAGTCGATTTTGTCACGGTTCACTGTGGCGTTACGCAGAAGGTGCTTAAATGTTTAAAAGAGCAAGGCAGAGCACTGGATATTGTTTCCCGCGGTGGAGCCTTCCACGCTACATGGATGATTGCAAACAAAAAAGAAAACCCTTTGTATGAGAATTTCGACCGGCTTTTAAAATTAATGAAAAAATACGATGCGGTTCTTTCTCTGGGTGACGGATTAAGGCCGGGAAGTATAGCTGATTCTACAGATAGAGCCCAAATTCAGGAGCTTTTGACCCTTGGAGAACTTACTCAGAGAGCAAGAGCTGAAGGTGTCCAAGTCATGGTAGAAGGTCCTGGACATATGCCTTTAAACGAAATAGAAGCTAATGTCCTACTGGAAAAAAAGATTTGCCACAATGCTCCTTTTTATGTGCTTGGACCTCTTGTTACGGATATAGGTATGGGTTACGACCATATAACTGCTAGTATAGGCGCTGCCGTGGCATCCAGTTCCGGCGCTGATTTTATATGTTATGTTACTCCTTCTGAACATTTGAGACTGCCGACTCTGGATGATGTAAAATTGGGAGTAATCGGAGCGCGTATTGCCGCGCATGCGGGTGATATATCCAAAGAAGTAAAGGACGCAAGAGGGTGGGATAATGAGATGACTAAATACAGGAAAGATAGAAATTGGGAGCAACAGATATGTTTATCTATAGATCCTGCTACGTCAAAAAGAGTGAGGAGTGAGAGCAAACCTTCTTCGGAAGAAGATGTATGCACTATGTGCGGAGAGTTTTGTGCAATAAAAATAGTCGCAGATTGGTTGAAAAGCAATTCATGATTTAAAAAAATGGGAAATAAAACAGAGAATTTATCGATTAAGATATACGGAGAGGCTATATTAAGAGAAAAAGCTTCTGAACTTGACGGGATCAAAGAAGATGACCTTCGCATAATAGAAAAAATGGTCGATGTTATGGTTGCAAACGAAGGCATAGGTTTTGCTGCTCCTCAAATAGGTATAGGTAAGCAAATAATTGTAGTCAGAAGTGATGAAGATATAATAAAGTTAATTAACCCTGTAATTCTTAAAAAAGAGGGAGAAGAAGAAGCAAAAGAAGGTTGTCTATCTTTACCCGATATCTATGTTGACGTAAAAAGAGCTGTCTATATTTCGGTAAAGGGTATGAATGAGAGGTGGGAACCTGTTATAATTGAGGCTGAAGGGCTAACAGCTAGAATTCTACAGCATGAAATTGACCATTTGAATGGTGTATTAATAATAGATTACACTTCGCCTGTAAGTGAAGTGTTAGTAAAACAACAGTTGAAAAAATTAAGGAGGTTATAATGAAGGAAGAGTCAATGGAAGAATTAAAAAAACAGATTCAAATCGTAAAGAAAGAAGTTCAGAAAATCAAAAAAGAAAAGACAGTTACAGACGAAGCTAAAAAAGCTTTACGGAAGATGAAGAAACAGCTCAAGAAAATGCGCAGAAAATGGAAAAAAATAGTTGCCAAAAAACAAAGAATGGATGCAATCTTAGCAGGTGGGCAGGCAAAGAAGAGAAAAGACAAGAAAGCTAAACCTGTGAAAGAAGAGAAGAAAGCCGAGCCTGTAAAAGAAGAAGTCAAAGCCGAACCTGTGAAAGAAGAGAAGAAAGCCGAGCCTGTAAAGGAAGAAGTCAAAGCCGAACCTGCGAAAGAAGAGAAGAAAGTCGAGCCTGTAAAGGAAGAAGTCAAAGCCGAATCTGTGAAAGAAGAGAAGAAAGTCGAGCCTGTAAAGGAAGAAGTCAAAGCTGAAGATAAAAAGTAGAAAAATATTCGTAGGGTTATGAAATTTAAAAGATAGGGGAGGTGAGCAATCCGAAGATGAAAGCAAAAATAAGACTTAAAGTAGATGAAGGAAGTTCTGGGGCAACTACATATCGCAGAATAATTATAGGAGAAATAAAACCTTTTCCTTCTGAAGGGTTTTTGCCCGATTCTATAAAAGAAAACTGTTTCTTTGTAGAAGGAAAGAATTTTTATGTTGACCAACCAAAGGAAATAGCCGAAACCGTTCAGGAAGAATCTAAAGGAATGCTTGTTCCCATAAAAGAGGTAAGGTCAATTACGCTTTTACCGGATGATTTTGACTTTGAAAATATCAAATATGAAATAAAAGGCAGTCGATTGATATGTAGAGCCACAAAACAAGCAGTACCTTTAAAGGAAGAAGGGGCTGTAATCTAACATAATTACATAATATCCTTTTCAGGAAGTTTTTGGGTTTTAGATAAGCGAAGTCTTGTCCCGAATTCCTACTCTATGTGGGAGTTCGGGATTCTTTTATTTGGTGGTTTTATTTTTCTTTTCCCGATAGAAGGATAGTTCGTATCTCAAACAACAAAGTAGTTTACCGCACATGCCGCCAAGTTTTGAAGAATCTAAAGGCAGTTCCTGCTCTTTGGCCATCTTCATTGTTACAGGTTCAAAATTTTTAAGGAAGCTTTGGCAACATAACAATCTTCCACATGGACCATATCCTCCAATTCTTTTGCTTTTTTCTCTATCTCCTATCTGTCTAAGCTCAATGCGGCATTTAAAAGCTCGTGCTAAATCTTTCACTAAAGCGGCAAAATCCACTCTTTCTTGAGAAGTAAAATAAAAAGTGATTTTTTTTGCGGAAAAGTGGGATTCTATGCCTACCAATTTCATGGGGAGTTTATATTTTTGAATTCTGTTTTGAAAGACCGAAATGGCATGTCTTTCTTTCCTTATGCCCGTTTCCATCTTTCTGATATCGTCTTTTGTAGCTTCTCTTAAAATAGGCTTGACTTTGCTTGCTATTTTGCTGTCTGTAATCTCTGAAACTGCATCTACTTTGCCAACCGTAAGCCCGTCTTTTGTTTCAGCAACACACATCTGTCCGAGATGATGTTGAGACAAAGAAGACCTGAACCAGCTATTGCCTTCTTCTTTATCAAATTTTAAATGCACTAATTTCAACATTCTCTGACTCCGTTTTTGTTAAACTCAATTATCTCAATTATATAGTATCCTGCGAAAAAAAACTAAAAAATAAAAATTAACATCTTATTTTTCGCCACAAAACAAATTGATACATAAAACCTGAAAAATTAGTTGTAAGTTTGCCCCTGAATCCAAAAGGGTGTTGCTGTTTTCAATCTGTTTTATTGCATTATTCAAATACGAATGCGAGAAATTTACGGTTTTCTGCTTAAGGGAATTTTCCTTGTCTAGATTTATTATAAATCCTGCTTCGCAACTTATAGAAAAAATATCCGCATAAAAACTTTTTATAACGGAAAAAATTATCTTTATCAACTCTTTTTTTAATTCTTCCGTCTCCGCTTGCTTAAAAGCTTTAATATTTTTTATTTGCGCAGAAGACAAATTTTCCTTAAATTCATTTATGCTATCCTGTTTTTCTTTTTTTACCTTATCGGTAAAACTTGACACCATTTCCATCATAGAATTAGCTATCTTTAAAGGCGCAGTATAATCTCGTTTTTCTTTTGAGAATAAATT
The DNA window shown above is from bacterium and carries:
- the speB gene encoding agmatinase codes for the protein MLKDKNSNGACPIRSPRQRCNSPNVTSGHTSNGAHNFGGLPEKYSNYEKSKIVILPVPFDKTTTWLKGSDKGPEAIIEASQNMELYDIETDSQVYKRGIFTEKAVIAKDSGSMLNQTYKKVRNFIKDKKFVVTVGGEHSISMAPIKAHFEFSPDMSILHLDAHSDRRNAYEGNKYSHASIIARVNELTDKVISVGIRSMDFSEKQSIKKNKIFYAHEIFKSKGWIKKVVANLSKNVYITLDLDVFDSSIMPSTGTPEPGGLSWGQVIGLFQMVSIKRNIIGADVVELCPSTNKAPDFLAAKLIYKLLSYKFS
- the thiC gene encoding phosphomethylpyrimidine synthase ThiC, giving the protein MKTLKKISEIEKIDLQILKERFEKGEIVILKNKVRDNVIAVGIGKGLKTKVNANIGTSSDKNNLDFELEKLQVAIEAGTDTVMDLSTAGDLDLIRKEILKNCTIPLGTVPIYQAVVETIKEKGGFVKMGEDKIFEVIEKHLKDGVDFVTVHCGVTQKVLKCLKEQGRALDIVSRGGAFHATWMIANKKENPLYENFDRLLKLMKKYDAVLSLGDGLRPGSIADSTDRAQIQELLTLGELTQRARAEGVQVMVEGPGHMPLNEIEANVLLEKKICHNAPFYVLGPLVTDIGMGYDHITASIGAAVASSSGADFICYVTPSEHLRLPTLDDVKLGVIGARIAAHAGDISKEVKDARGWDNEMTKYRKDRNWEQQICLSIDPATSKRVRSESKPSSEEDVCTMCGEFCAIKIVADWLKSNS
- the def gene encoding peptide deformylase; protein product: MGNKTENLSIKIYGEAILREKASELDGIKEDDLRIIEKMVDVMVANEGIGFAAPQIGIGKQIIVVRSDEDIIKLINPVILKKEGEEEAKEGCLSLPDIYVDVKRAVYISVKGMNERWEPVIIEAEGLTARILQHEIDHLNGVLIIDYTSPVSEVLVKQQLKKLRRL
- a CDS encoding stage 0 sporulation protein; translation: MLKLVHLKFDKEEGNSWFRSSLSQHHLGQMCVAETKDGLTVGKVDAVSEITDSKIASKVKPILREATKDDIRKMETGIRKERHAISVFQNRIQKYKLPMKLVGIESHFSAKKITFYFTSQERVDFAALVKDLARAFKCRIELRQIGDREKSKRIGGYGPCGRLLCCQSFLKNFEPVTMKMAKEQELPLDSSKLGGMCGKLLCCLRYELSFYREKKNKTTK